A region of the Desulfonatronovibrio hydrogenovorans DSM 9292 genome:
CAGCCCCACAGTCATCAGGCAGAGAAAAAACAAAGTGCAGTATTTCATGGATACTCCTGGATAAAATCAATTTAGTCTTTTTTGATAAGTTTCAGAAGGGCAGCAGTCAACCGGATCACAGACCGGGCAGTCAGTACTGCCGGCTGAGCCCGACACTCTTCCCCAGGGAATAAACCTCACGGGCAGTCAGCCTCCTGCACTTTCCGGTTTTCAGCCCCTGAATACTCAAAGGCCCCTGCCTGATCCTGGTCAGGCTAAGGATGGTCAGGCCCAGATCTGAACACATCCGCCTGATCTGACGGTTTAGTCCCTGGATCAGGGTCATTTCCAGGATGGTGGATCCAGGTCTGGACGAAACAATATCAGCCTGGACCGGAGCCAGCTCCTGCCCGTCCCGGAGAATCATGCCCCTGGCCATGATCCTGAGCTGTTCCGGTGTAACATTTTCCCTGACCTGAACCCGGTAAACCTTGGGGTGTTTCCAGGACGGGTGGGTCAGGCGGTGAGTCAGTTCTCCGTCGTTGGTCAACAAGATAAGGCCCTGGGAAAAAAAGTCCAGCCTGCCCACAGGAAAGAGACGCCTGGAAGCAAGATTCGGCGGCAGCAGGTCCATGACAGTTGTGCGTCCCTGGGGATCAGAGACCGTGGTGACCACCTGGACCGGTTTGTTCATGATGATATAGGTGAAATCTTTTCTGGCTGGTGATTCTGGCTGAATGACCTTTCCCCGGACGGTTATCCGGTCCTTTTGCGGTTCGACCATCATCCCCAGTTCAGTCACGGTCTGGTTGTTGACTGCCACCAGCCCCTGGGAAATGAGCAGGTCTGCCTTGCGCCTGGAACAGATGCCTGCCCCGGCCAGAACTTTGTTCAGTCTGACCAGGGTGCTCATTTGGCCAGAAGCCTCAGGTAAAGATCACCCTTCCAGGGGCCGATCTTGCGGCCCAGCCCCCTGAGCCGGACTGGCCGGCCGACAACATAGTCTTCAGGCAAGGTGATGTTTATGCTCTGGGCCGGACCCGACCATTTACGCTGGACATTGATGCGGATGCTGGACCCGGGTCTGAGCTTGAGCGGGCTTAAGTAAACGGTCTGTTCATCGTCCAGCTGGGATGAGAACCATCTTTTTACTCCATGCAACAGACCCCTGGACAGGTCGATGTCCAGTTTGTGGCGACCCCATTCCAGTTTAAGGCGTCTTGTCTTGACCACGCTGGGACTGGTCTCTTTACCTGTCCTTTTGATCTTCTTGAAAATATCTTCAAAGACCTGCTTGGCAAAAGGATCATTGAGGATATCCTTGAGCACCTCTTCCTGCCGATAAAAGAATTTTCTGCGTCTGTCGCCCTGATCCGAATCAGTCCCGGGTTTGAAGGTTTCCTTTTTTCTGGCTTGGTAAGCCTGCTGCTGGTAAGTTTTGGAGGCAGCCTTTCTGGCAAAGGCTCCGGTCCCTGCCCTGTCTGAGGAGTCATTGTCGGCCAGGTCTTTTCTAAGGGCCACATAAGCAGTGTTGATCCGGTGAAACTTGGACCCTGCCTGGGGATCGTCAGGGTTGAGGTCGGGATGATACTTGAAAGCCAGTTCCCGGTAGGCCTTTTTTACGGCGTCCAGGTCCGAGTCCGGGCTGACACCCAGTATATCGAAGCATTCCCGGATGTTCATAGGTGATTCAGTGTTTTTTGATTCCGGTCAGGTTCAGGGCATTGGCCGGGCTGGTCTGGTTTTCAGCTGAAAGTCCCTGCTGATCAAGATAGTCCAGGCCTTGCCGGACAAAATCAGCAAAGGATATGTCCTGGCTGATGCCTGAACAGTACTGTCTGGCCATTTCAAAGCTGGACTCATCCAGCAGGTTGCCCCGGAAAAAAGGCCAGGCCCGGCAGGGTCCGGGCTTGACCGGGTGAACCATGCATCCTTGGCCAGAGATGAAAAAAAGGCACAGGCCGTCCTGCCCGGCCCGGATAAATGATTTATGGCCCGAGCTTCCCACATACCTGGCCTGGAAATCCAGCAGGTCAAGGTGGAGAAACAAGGCCATGGCCTTTTGGTCTTCAATGGTGGCCACTATTCCGCCCGATCCCCGGCAGCACTGGCCGCACATGGTGCAGGTGAAAGCTTCTTTCAAGTCTGACTCCCCATGAGTCTTAAGTGTTGAGTTTTGATGCACATATCCTGGACTACCAGGACCTGTGCCTTTTTCAAAATGATTTCTGCTTCCAGGGATCTGATGCCCGACTGCATCCAGAAGGCGCTGGGGCGGCAGGAAAGGGCCATGACCTCCCTGGCATGCTCTGGACAATAGCGGGCTGCCCGGAAAAGATCAACAATGTCCACGGCAAAGGGTATGTCCAAAATGGATTTCCAGGTTTCCAGGCCCCACACATTCTGCCTGACCGGGTGAACCGGAACCACCTGGTAACCGGCAGCAATCAGGTAGCGGCCAACCATGTCCACGGGCTGGCCGGCCTTGTCCTTGGCCCCGACAACAGCAATGGTTCTGGCTTTTTGAAAAAGATTTTTCAGGTCTTGATCCCTGACAGGTTCCAGCATAACATCACATCCCGGCTGCTAAATGAAATTCAAAAAAAGGCGATCATCATGCAGAGACTGGACATAGAACAGGCGGAAAAGCTTTGGCAAGAGGAGAATTTATTTACCCTGGGCCGGATGGCCCACCAGACCAGACTGAAACTTCATCCCGAAAACATGGTCACATACATTGTGGACCGGAATATCAACTATACCAATGTCTGTGTTTCAGCCTGCAAATTCTGCGCATTTTTCAAGCCACCCGGACATGAGGATGGTTATGTCCTGAGCTTTGCCGAACTGGGCCGCAAAATATCCGAAACCCTTGAGCTGGGTGGAGGACAGATACTTTTGCAGGGGGGAATGAACCCGGACCTGGATCTTGTATATTACCAGAAGATGCTGGAATTCATCAAGGACAGGTTTCCCCAGCTGGCCGTCCACGGCTTCTCACCTCCGGAGATCTGTTTTCTGGCTGGAGAGGCCGGACTTGCCATAGCCGAGGTCATTTCCAGATTAAAGAAGAGCGGACTTGATTCCATCCCAGGGGGGGGAGCCGAGATTCTGGTGGACCGGGTCAGGACAGAGCTTTCTCCGCGCAAGTGCATGACTGGAAAATGGCTGGAGGTGATGAGAGAGGCCCACAAGCAGGGTCTGAAAACCTCGGCCACCATGATGTTCGGTCATGTGGAGAGTCTGGCTGAAAGAATCAGCCACCTGGACAAGATAAGATCCCTGCAGGATGAGACCCGAGGCTTTACCGCCTTTATTCCCTGGACTTTTCAGCCCGGCAATACCCTGCTGGAGGTTCAGGAGGCCTCTTCGGCTGAATATCTCAAGTTTCTGGCCCTGAGCAGGCTTTTTCTGGATAATGTGCCCAACATCCAGGCCTCATGGGTCACCCAGGGGGCCAGAGTTGGGCAGGCAGCCCTTTTATGGGGGGCCAATGATTTCGGTTCGACCATGATTGAAGAAAACGTGGTAGCAGCGGCAGGGGTGTGTTTTAAAATGCCGGAACCAGAAATGCGGGAGCTGATTCAAAGGGCGGGATTCATACCCCGCAGAAGAAGAATGGATTACACTCTCCTGGCTGAATCCGGGTGACCACGCCCTGGTCCGAACCTGTTAAGGCCAGCATCCAGTACCGGGTACAGGGGATCTCAGCCAGCATCAGGAGTAATTGATTGGATATCGGGATAAGTAGAAAATACGCAGGCACCATGGTCTTTCTGGCTGTTGGGTTGCTTATCCTGGGTCTGGCCCTGATCCTTCTGACCTGGCAGAACCTCAGGCAGCAGCAGGATCACGTCCGGGAACAGCTGGAGGTGACCGGCCGGGCCATCATCAGAAGTGTGGAAGCCAACCTGTACCGGTCCTTTTTCCGGGGCATGGGGCCCAGAAGGTGGGCAGAAAATGGAGATTTCACCGATCTGGCCAGGGACATTCTGGAAGAACTGGTGGCGGATGGGGATGTGGTCTTTCTGGATATGTCCGGACCCATGGGCAGGCTCTTTATTTCCAGAGACGGGGCTGACCCTGAGCTGTTCCGGCCAAGCCCCCAGATGATGGAACAGGCCAGGTCCGGAACGTGGACCGGGATAACCAGGTTCATGGATAAAGAAGTGTTCATCATGGGCATCCCCACCAGGAGGTCCGAATTTCTGATCCGGGGCAGGCACGTTCCAGGAGGAGATCCGGAGCTGGACCAGGGCGGAGTGGTTTTCATAGCCCTGGACATGGCCGGACATCTGGAGCTTTATTCCGGGTACAAAAGGACGATCATCTTTCAGACCCTTTTCACTCTGGGGGCTGTCCTGGTGTTCTGGTTCCTGCTCCTGGCCTATCTGCGCAAAAAGGATCAGGACCGAAAACTTGTCAGTCTCAAGACTTTCCACTCCAGACTGCTGGACAATATGCCTGACGGACTGCTGAGTATGGATCAGGCCGGGATCATAACTGCGGCCAATCCGGCAGCCAGGGAGATCCTGGGCTCAGGGGCAGAGATGGTTGGAGAAAAACTGTCCACGGTCATGGCCCCAGGGCTTGAAATTAACCCCGGCATCGGCTGGATTCAGGCTGACCTGGATGACAAGTCCCTGGAAATACTTGTTCTGCCCATCAAGGAGGAGCAGCAGTCCCTGGTTCTGCTTCGGGACCGGACCAGGATGAAAGAGCTGGAAAAGGATCTGGAGCGGTCCAGGGACCTGGCCACCCTGGGCAGGTTTGCAGCCGGTCTGGCCCATGAGATCAGAAATCCCCTGAGTTCTCTCAAGGGATTTGCCCAGTATTTCCTTCAGAAATTTAAAAAAGATGATCCTGCCCATTCTTATGCCCAAACCATGGTCCGGGAGTCAGACCGACTGAACAGGGTGGTGAGCGACCTGCTCTATCTGGCCAGACCCAGGCCGGTTGATCCGTCCATGCTTCATACGGCAGAGGTCTTTGAGGAAGTCGGCGGTCTTCTGCGGTCTGATCTGGCTGCCAAGGGGTGCAGACTGGAAACCAGGCCGGAAGCGCCCATGGTTTTTGCTGACCGGGATCTGCTCAAGCAGGCTTTGATCAATCTTGTCCTGAACAGTCTGAGTGCCTTGGACGGCCAGGCCGGGCTGATAACCCTCAAGGCCCGGCAATCCGGGAACATGGTGGAAATATCAGTTTCCGACAATGGGCCGGGTATGGATGCTGAAACCCGGAACAGGGCCATGGAACCGTTTTTTTCCACCAGGACCAATGGAACCGGACTGGGACTGGCCATAGTGGAGAGGATTGTCAGAGATCATGGGGGCAGTATCAGGATTGATTCCTCTCCAGGACTTGGGGCCAGAGTCAGTCTGTATTTCAGGGAAAGGCAGGAGTGAGCATGAACATGACGGACAGGCCCAGGTTGCTGGTGGTTGATGACGAATCCGGACACAGGCAGATGATCAGGGCGGTGATGGAAGACGAGGGATATTTGGTCCTGGAAGCAGAAAATGGTCGGGGATGCCTTGAAGTCCTGGCAGAAAGAAATGTGGACGTGGTCATGCTGGACATGAAGATGCCGGTCCTGGACGGGATGGATACCCTTGAAGAGATCAGAAAACTAAAAGACCCCCTCCCGGTGATCATGCTGACTGCCTTTGGCAGTGTAGGCTCTGCTGTTGAAGCCATGAAATCCGGAGCCTTTGACTACCTGACCAAACCGGCGGACATTGACGAACTGAAGGTCGTGGTCAGCAAGGCCTATGACTACAGAATGCTGACCAGGGAAAACGCGGTCCTCAAGGACAAGATTGCCAGCCTCAGAAAAAAGGTCAATATCATTGGTCAAAGCAGGGCCATGAACCGGGTCATGGAGCTGGTGGAGCAGGTCGGACCGACCGAGGCCAATGTCCTCATCCTGGGCGAGTCTGGAACCGGCAAGGAGCTTATTGCCAAGGCCCTGCATGAGGCCAGTGCCAGGAAGGAGGGGCCGATGGTCAAGGTCAATTGCGCAGCCCTCCCCAGTGAACTTCTGGAATCCGAGCTTTTCGGTCACCGCAAGGGGGCCTTTACCGGTGCCTTGCGGGACAAACCAGGCCGATTTCAGCTGGCAGAAAAAGGGACCCTTTTTCTGGACGAAATTGGAGATCTGCCTGTCCAGCTCCAGGCCAAGCTTTTGCGGGCCCTACAGGAACGGGTTGTCGAGCCCCTGGGTTCAGTGGGCGAAGAACAGGTGGATGTCAGGCTGCTGGCCGCCACCAACAAGGACCTGGCTGCAGAGGTCAGGGAGAACAGGTTCAGACAGGATCTCTATTTCCGGCTCAATGTCCTGGAGATCAGGATACCGCCCCTGCGGGACCGTCTGGATGATCTGCCCCTGCTGGTCAACCACTTTGTCAGGGTTCTGGGAGAAAAGAATCGCAAGCAGGTCCGGGGGGTGGACCGTGGCTTTTTGGAAGCCCTTTATGGTTACCACTGGCCAGGGAATGTCCGGGAGCTGGAGAATGTTGTGGAACGGGCCATCATCCTGAGCAGGTCGGATGTTCTTGAGATCTCCGACCTTCCATCCCCGATCCTGGAAGCCGGGCCGGAAAAACCGGGCAGAGAGTCCGGGCCGGGCCCTATGCTGGAGTCAGTGGATAAAGCTGAAAAAAAAGCCCTGGTCAGGGCCCTGGAGGTCAATAATGGACACCGGGAAAAAACAGCCAAAGCCCTGGGTATCAGCAGGAGGTCTCTTCAGTATAAACTTAAAAAACATGGATTGATCAGGCCTTATTCCAGGTCCTGAACCACTGCACGAATTCATCCGCTGGTCCGGGCTTCATAATATGAAAGCCCTGGGCCATGTCGCATCCCATCTGACTGAGGGAGTGGAGAATAGATTTGTTCTCAACCCCTTCAGCCACTATCCTGAGGTCCAGGTTATGGGCCAGGTCTATGATGGACTTGACGATCTTCCGGTCATTCTCATCCTTGTCCATGGATTTGACAAAACTCCGGTCGATCTTGAGCACTTTGACCGGCAGCTCCTTAAGATAGGCAATGGAAGAGTAGCCGGTCCCAAAATCGTCAATACTAAGTCCCACCCCCATCCGGTTCAGGGCGTTCAACACCCTCAGCCCCTTGCCCGGGGAGGTCATGAAGGCACTTTCTGTAATTTCCATTTCAAGCATGGCTGGTGGTATTTTTTCCAGATCCAGGATCTGGAAGACCTGTTCAGGAAGTCCGGAGTCCTGGATGTCCCTGGCAGACAGGTTGATGCTGAGGGGCAGATTGACTCCCAAATTTCTCCAATGGCTTATCTGTTTGGCAGCCATGAGCATAACCCTGTGGGTCAGTTCCTTGATGATGCCCCCCTGTTCGGCCAGAGGTATGAATTCATCAGGCAGGATGAGTCCCCTGGTGGGATGGAGCCATCGGACCAGGGCTTCGGCACCGCAGGGTTCCTGATTGGACAGGCTGATCTTGGGCTGATAAAAAAGGACCAGTTCATTTCTGTCCAGACCCTGTTTGAGTTCACCCATGAGGCTCAGACGGTTGAGACCGGAAGAGTCAAGGTGGGATTCGTAAATGGTGTATCCGGTTTTTTTGCGTTTGGATGCGTACATTGCCACATCAGCCTTGCTTAAAATCTGGCCCAGATTTTTTCCGTCCCTGGGGTAGACGGCAATGCCGATGCTCACATCAAGGACCAGGCTCTGCCTATCCATTTCAAATGGTTCAGCCATGATCCTGATGATTTCGGATGCGGTCTGTCTGGCCCTGGATTCAGCGTCAGGCCCGGATAATATGACTGCAAATTCATCTCCTCCCAGCCTGGCCAGACATTCCTGGTCGTCCATGATCTCCTGAAGCCTGAAGCCCACCTGAACCAGGAGCTTGTCACCCATGTCATGCCCCAGACTTTCATTGACCTCCTTGAACATGTCCAGATCAATGAGGATGAAGGCCACCTGGTGATCCTGGTCTTCTCCCTCGCAGGTCCTGATTTCCTTTTCCAGTTTTTTGAAAATCATGTCCCGGTTAGGAAGGTGGGTCAGCTGGTCGTAGCTGGCCTGGATCTCCAGCTGTCTGGTCCTGTTTAGAACAGACCTTTTGAGCTTGACATTGGCTTCCCTGAAGATCCTGTAAAGTTCAAAGCTTTCCAGGGCATTGGCGCTTCCGGACAGGACGATGCTCAGAAGAGACCATGAGACATCGGGGATTGTGGAAGACTCACCCTTGATGAGACCCACAAACATCCCCCTGATTCTGGAGCTGGTGGACATGACATGGAGGACCACGCTCTGGCCGGGAACCGAAGAAGCAAGTATCAGGGGCCTTTTTTCCTTCATTACCCAGCTGAAAAAACCCTGTTCAATCAGCCTGGAGATCTCTTGGGCGATCCTGTTTTTGGAGTTGGAGGGTTCCCAGTGGGCCGGGAAAAAGTCACTGTCGTTTTCATCCACCAGGTAGATGGCCATGTTGTGAAACCGGATCAGCCTGCAGATCCTGGCGCAGGTTTCCTCCAGGATCAGGGACGGGCTTTCCAGCTTGCTGATGTTGGGCTGAAAATCCATGAGGGATGCAGCCAGCTCAAGGGCGTCCAGAGTGAATCTGTTGATCTCCTCCAGGTGCCGGATCCTCTGTTTGAGGTCTTTTAAGCTCTGCCTGTCCCTGTTGTTTGAGTCGGCTGTCTTGAACATATCCTGTTTACGTCCCGTCGAACAGTAATCGATAGATGTTATCCACCTGGGACTGCATCAGCTTGGCGGTCTGGATGAGCACTGAGTGCTCAAGGTTGACATTGGCCCAGGAAGCGAGATCCGGAGAATGAACACTAGTTTCTCCGCCTGAACCGATGCAGCAGCCAATGGCCAGGATGTTGGCCATATGGACCATCGTGGTTTCCATGTGAAAGCGAGAGGCTGAAGGATTTTCGTGGTGTCTGATGGCCTGTTCAATTTTCAGGGGCAGCTTCCATCTCCTGACCATTCTGGCTCCCAGGGCAGCATGGTCCCGCCTGAAAAAGGTCTTTTCCTCCATGATCAGACTGGTGTTCGTTTTTCTGGCCCTGATCATGGTCCGCAGATAGTGGTCCGGGTAATAGTCAAGCATTATCAGTTTGCCTATGTCGTGGAGCAGACCGCAGACAAAAAAGCTTTCTGTATTGGGAAGGTTTCTGAAGCCGGCCAGGGTCTTGGCACCTATGGCACAGGCAATGCTGTGTTTCCAAAATTCCTCCATGCTCAGGATATCAGGAGAAATGTTCCTGAATCTGGAGACTGCGCAAACACCCAGGGCCAGGACACTCAACTGTCTGGTGCCGATGATGGTCACAGCTCTGCTGATGGTGTCGATTCTGGATGGAAATCCATAAAAGGCACTGTTGACCAGTTTGAGCAGCTTGGCAGCCAGTCCCTGATCCTTGCTGATGATATCGGCCAGGTGTCTGGAAGAAGTCCTGGGGTCCTGGATGGCCTCCTGGATGAGCATGAAGATCCTGGGCAGTGAAGCAAGCTTTAAGTCCCTGGAAATATCAGCTTCAGGGTCTGCAGGGGTCGCTGGTGGGCCAGGGTCAGCATCTGGCTGGGTCAAGTCCTGGGCAGGGCAGCCCGGCTGCTGGGCATGACAGGCATGCTGGGTGAATATATTCAGAAGGGTGTCACTGGCCTGGTTTTCAGGGTCATGGCCCGGGAACCTCTCCAGGACCGACTCCATGGTCTTCTGCCATACCTTGGAATCGTATCCTGGTGAACCATCTTGGTGGTCCTGACCCAGCCCCTGAACATCCACCTGGCTTATACCCCAGATTTTGAAGATTCTGAGGTGCTTGTCCTGGATGGTCAGGCCTTTTCCCAGAAGAAAACGGCCGTTATGGTCTCTGATGTCCTGGTCCAAGATCATGCCTGGCCGGATGTTTTCAATTGGAACAAGCGTCATGAACCATATACTCGGCCATAAGGCCACAAAATGCAAGTTTGATTTTTGGATGCCTCCTGGAGCTGTCAGTATGGATCATGAAAGGTCACGGGTTGTGCTAGATGGGCAGATACCTTTCAAATTCCCTCTGGGTGACATGGGTTCTATGCTCCTCCCATTCATTGGTCTTGAGGTTCATGAGATTGTCGTAAAGACGCTGGCCAAGCATTTCCTTTAAAAAAGTGCTGCGTTCGGCCTCCACCAAGGCCTCAAACATGGACTTGGGCAGAAAGCGGTCATCCCAGATTTTTTTCTGCAAAGACTGGAAATATGCCTTGCCCGCGTCCGGGCTGTTGCACTCTAAGTTTTCCCTGACTCCCTGCAGGCCCATCTTGATCAGGGCGGCCATCTGCAGGTATATGTTACCGGCCGGATCCGGACTTCTAAGCTCCAGTCTGGTTCCGTCAGGGCTGGTGGCGTAAGGAATGCGGACCATGGAGGTCCTATTTCTGGGACCCCACCCCACCACCACCGGGGCCTCCTTTTCAATGACATAGGCCTTGTAGGAATTGAAGGTAGAGGCCATGATAATGGAAGTCTGTCTGGCATATTTGAGTATTCCAGCAATGAATCTCCGGGCCAGGAGGCTTATGCCGAACTCGTTTTCTTTGTCATAGAAAATATTCTTACCGTTTTTGTCCTGCATGGAAAGATGGATATGCAGGGCGTTCCTGTTCTGACCGTCAAAGGGCTTGGGCATGAAGCTGGCGTGGAATCCGTGCTCTGAAGCCACCATATGGGACACATAGTTGAACAGCAGGGTTCTGTCTGAAGCCACAATGGGCGAGGAGCATTCAAAATTGATTTCGTGCTGAGAAGGACTGACCTCGTGGTGGGCCTTTTCAAAGGGGATGTCGCAGTCGGTCAGGATGTCAATGATATGGTTGCGGACGTTTTCCCCCCGGTCTCTGGGATCAGCATCACAGTAACCGGCGTTGTCCGTGTTCAGATCTTTGGTGTAGCTGTCGTTTTTAAATAAAAAAAACTCATATTCTGGGCTGGCCAGGAACTGGAATCCAAACTCGTCATAGGCTTCACTGACGGCTTTTTCCAGGACATAGCGGGGGTCGGTTCTGGCCCTTTGCCCCTGCTCATTATGGATTGTCCCCACAAACAGAGAGGTTCTTTTATCCCTGAAGCTGATTTTTTTCAGGCTGTCCAGCACAGGGACGAGCATCCGGTCGCTTTTGTCCACAGTGGCAATTCCAGCCACCGAACTGCCGTCAAATCCGATCCCGTCCCTGACAATGGCCTGGATGTTTTTGGGATTCACAGGCAGCCGCCTGACTCGGCCGTTGAGATCGGTAAAGACGATTTCCGTGGAATCTGACTTTTTGATAAGCTCCTTGATTTCATCCAGTTGCACTTGATCTTCTCCTTTAAATTCAAAGGTTGGGAAGTATAGTAATAAATGGTCTGTCCGGGACATTTGCCTGGAAAGCACCATAAAAGCTCTGAATGTCCATTGCGGAGAGGGTAAGGTCAGGATAGGGAACCGGTCCTGGGACAGACCGGGTAAAGGCAGTTGCCAGGTGGGCTGGATGGCTGTCTATCTTGTCCCAATTGTTCATGAAAGATTTGGATTCTGGTCGTGGTTGAAGCTGGTCCGGATCATGAAATGATCCGGACCAGCAGTATTCATTCAGCAATAACAGGCAGAGTGGTGGTCTGCCCTTTATAGTTTTTAAGGATATATTCCTTGTCGGTTTTTTCCTGGATGTAATAGTCCGGCATCAGAGGGATTTTCCCGATATTGGTGGCGATGACGTACATGGGTTGTGCCAGGCCTGTGGTATGGCCGCGCAGGGCGTCCCTGATGAGCTGGGCACCTTTTTCTACCGGAGTCCTGAAGTGATCAATCCCCGGGGCTGGTTCACAATAGAACACATAGTATGGCCGGATCCTAACGGAAAGCAGTTTCTGGTGCAACTCCCTGAAGGTGTCAACATCATCATTTATGCCCTTCATGAGCACTGCCTGGTTGCCGACATTGATTCCGCATTTGAGCAGATTAAAGACTGCTTCGGCTGTCTGATCGGTCAATTCTCTGGGGTGGTTGCACTGGGTGTTGATCCAGATGGGAACCCGGTGAAAGTCGCCCAGGATTTCCATCAGCTCCGGAGTTATCCGCTGGGGAAGGACAATGGGGGTTCTGGTACCGAAGCGGATCATCTGGATATGGGGAATGCGGCGCAGTTCAGTGATGATCCGGTCCAGTTTGTCATCTGACAGGATAAAGGGATCACCCCCGGTTATGAGGACATCCCGGACTTCGGAATGCTCTCTGATCCAGTCCAGCCCTTCGTTGAGGTCGAACCTGAGGCTCAGATCCTGGTCCACCACCAGTTCCTTGCGAAAGCAGTGTCTGCAGTAGTTGGCACAGATGTCGGTTACAGTGAAGGCGATCCTGTCCTGATACTGCCTGGCAATGCAGTCCGGTCTTTTTTCTCCCACTGCCCGGTTTTCCTTGAAAATCAGGTAGTCCTGAAGTCCATAACAGTTTTCCTGCTCCAGTCTGGATGGAATGATCTGTTTTCTGATGGGACAGTCCGGGTCATCTGGATCCATCAGGGAGGCAAAATAAGGAGTGGTCCCCCATCTGGTCCGCATGGAGGTCACAGCCTCTTTTTCTTCTGGTGTAACGTTAATATATTTTTCAAGCCGTTCCAGGGTGTTGACCATGTCCTGGAGCTGTCTGATCCATTCTTGCATTTTTCATCACCTCAAAAATAGTGTTGGACAAAGTAAATCAGGGTAAAGGAGATGGAAGCGCAAAACACATGGGGAGGCTTTTTTCTTTTTTTGGAATGGGTGTTTTTCTGCATCTGTTCCCCGTCTGCATAATGAAAGGTATGGCAGGCCTTTAGTACGGGTTTCAGCTCGGGTCAAGCAAAATCCCTCAGCCTGAAAGCTCGACCCCGGAGGCGAATGAGGTATGGTTCATTAAATAGATGGCAGTTCTCTGTCCGAGCCTGGCTGATCAGCTGTCCTGTCCGGAAAGCAGTAGGCTGAATCCTCTATGGAGTCCTCGGGAAATACATAAAAAAATCTCAAGACCGAGCAGCCGGTGTTCTGCAGACCGTGAAGGGTGTTTCCTGGAATAAATACTGCAGTGCCCGGCGAAACAGCATGCTGCTTCCGGCCGAGTCTCAGGATGCCGGTGCCCTCCAGGATGTAATATATT
Encoded here:
- a CDS encoding bifunctional diguanylate cyclase/phosphodiesterase is translated as MFKTADSNNRDRQSLKDLKQRIRHLEEINRFTLDALELAASLMDFQPNISKLESPSLILEETCARICRLIRFHNMAIYLVDENDSDFFPAHWEPSNSKNRIAQEISRLIEQGFFSWVMKEKRPLILASSVPGQSVVLHVMSTSSRIRGMFVGLIKGESSTIPDVSWSLLSIVLSGSANALESFELYRIFREANVKLKRSVLNRTRQLEIQASYDQLTHLPNRDMIFKKLEKEIRTCEGEDQDHQVAFILIDLDMFKEVNESLGHDMGDKLLVQVGFRLQEIMDDQECLARLGGDEFAVILSGPDAESRARQTASEIIRIMAEPFEMDRQSLVLDVSIGIAVYPRDGKNLGQILSKADVAMYASKRKKTGYTIYESHLDSSGLNRLSLMGELKQGLDRNELVLFYQPKISLSNQEPCGAEALVRWLHPTRGLILPDEFIPLAEQGGIIKELTHRVMLMAAKQISHWRNLGVNLPLSINLSARDIQDSGLPEQVFQILDLEKIPPAMLEMEITESAFMTSPGKGLRVLNALNRMGVGLSIDDFGTGYSSIAYLKELPVKVLKIDRSFVKSMDKDENDRKIVKSIIDLAHNLDLRIVAEGVENKSILHSLSQMGCDMAQGFHIMKPGPADEFVQWFRTWNKA
- a CDS encoding HDOD domain-containing protein, translated to MTLVPIENIRPGMILDQDIRDHNGRFLLGKGLTIQDKHLRIFKIWGISQVDVQGLGQDHQDGSPGYDSKVWQKTMESVLERFPGHDPENQASDTLLNIFTQHACHAQQPGCPAQDLTQPDADPGPPATPADPEADISRDLKLASLPRIFMLIQEAIQDPRTSSRHLADIISKDQGLAAKLLKLVNSAFYGFPSRIDTISRAVTIIGTRQLSVLALGVCAVSRFRNISPDILSMEEFWKHSIACAIGAKTLAGFRNLPNTESFFVCGLLHDIGKLIMLDYYPDHYLRTMIRARKTNTSLIMEEKTFFRRDHAALGARMVRRWKLPLKIEQAIRHHENPSASRFHMETTMVHMANILAIGCCIGSGGETSVHSPDLASWANVNLEHSVLIQTAKLMQSQVDNIYRLLFDGT
- a CDS encoding glutamine synthetase family protein, whose product is MQLDEIKELIKKSDSTEIVFTDLNGRVRRLPVNPKNIQAIVRDGIGFDGSSVAGIATVDKSDRMLVPVLDSLKKISFRDKRTSLFVGTIHNEQGQRARTDPRYVLEKAVSEAYDEFGFQFLASPEYEFFLFKNDSYTKDLNTDNAGYCDADPRDRGENVRNHIIDILTDCDIPFEKAHHEVSPSQHEINFECSSPIVASDRTLLFNYVSHMVASEHGFHASFMPKPFDGQNRNALHIHLSMQDKNGKNIFYDKENEFGISLLARRFIAGILKYARQTSIIMASTFNSYKAYVIEKEAPVVVGWGPRNRTSMVRIPYATSPDGTRLELRSPDPAGNIYLQMAALIKMGLQGVRENLECNSPDAGKAYFQSLQKKIWDDRFLPKSMFEALVEAERSTFLKEMLGQRLYDNLMNLKTNEWEEHRTHVTQREFERYLPI
- a CDS encoding KamA family radical SAM protein — encoded protein: MQEWIRQLQDMVNTLERLEKYINVTPEEKEAVTSMRTRWGTTPYFASLMDPDDPDCPIRKQIIPSRLEQENCYGLQDYLIFKENRAVGEKRPDCIARQYQDRIAFTVTDICANYCRHCFRKELVVDQDLSLRFDLNEGLDWIREHSEVRDVLITGGDPFILSDDKLDRIITELRRIPHIQMIRFGTRTPIVLPQRITPELMEILGDFHRVPIWINTQCNHPRELTDQTAEAVFNLLKCGINVGNQAVLMKGINDDVDTFRELHQKLLSVRIRPYYVFYCEPAPGIDHFRTPVEKGAQLIRDALRGHTTGLAQPMYVIATNIGKIPLMPDYYIQEKTDKEYILKNYKGQTTTLPVIAE
- a CDS encoding cupin domain-containing protein, yielding MTRNQPVVTSFDQCHEVRRNQTWGHVRWQTLFSRKKTSTLGLTAGVAEIPPGRKFNIHSHPPAEIYYILEGTGILRLGRKQHAVSPGTAVFIPGNTLHGLQNTGCSVLRFFYVFPEDSIEDSAYCFPDRTADQPGSDRELPSI